The proteins below are encoded in one region of Limnochorda pilosa:
- a CDS encoding ATP-dependent helicase — MTDWLKELNPRQREAVEHGDGPLLVVAGAGSGKTRVLTYRIAYLIEVRGVPAHAILAVTFTNKAANEMRQRIERLIGARAEQAWIGTFHATCVRMLRQSGRAIGLRPDFGIFDGSDQLVLVRRVMKELNIDSKRYEPRSILGAISAAKNETTAPEAYAERASDPWERQVAKVYRLYQQGLEEANALDFDDLLLQANRMLEESPEVLRRYQERFRHVLVDEYQDTNHAQYLLVNRLAAAHRNLCVVGDADQSIYGWRGADVRNILEFERDYPDARVVLMEQNYRSTARILESANHVIANNLDRPQKRLWTEHPEGDPVYVYQAVDERHEAAFVADAIELGHRRGRGYGEFTLLYRTHAQSRAFEEEFVRRGLPYRIVAGLRFYDRKEIKDLLGYLRVLANPRDRVSLERIVNVPRRGIGEGTLGRVEAFARTQVNELGQSMSLYEAMGQAGRVEGLSVQYRRRLAEFHALLEGLRAEAGRLTVTDLVGRVLQESGYLEALQAEFGPDAESRIQNLQEFLTVTQQFDDQEGGQPGKLSEFLEQVALVSDVDAYDSRSGSVTLMTLHAAKGLEFPVVFLVGLEEGVFPHSRAVWEPGEIEEERRLAYVGMTRAQQVLVLTCARQRTLYGSTGFNPMSRFIEEIPEHLRQDVTTQGARGLLPGGGRGRRRGGARWLRLCPEGTLPQARLRRPSGRASGCATATSAWAPWCEWSLRGATRR, encoded by the coding sequence GTGACCGACTGGCTCAAGGAGTTGAACCCGCGCCAGCGGGAGGCGGTGGAGCACGGGGATGGGCCGCTCTTGGTCGTGGCCGGGGCGGGATCCGGCAAGACCCGGGTGCTCACCTACCGCATCGCCTACCTCATCGAGGTCCGGGGCGTGCCCGCCCACGCCATCCTGGCCGTGACCTTCACCAACAAGGCGGCCAACGAGATGCGCCAGCGCATCGAGCGGCTCATCGGCGCCCGTGCGGAGCAGGCGTGGATCGGCACCTTCCACGCCACCTGCGTGCGTATGCTCCGCCAGTCGGGCCGGGCCATCGGCCTCCGCCCCGATTTCGGCATCTTCGACGGTTCGGACCAGCTCGTGCTGGTGCGCCGGGTCATGAAGGAGCTGAACATCGACTCCAAGCGCTACGAGCCGCGCTCGATCCTGGGCGCCATCAGCGCCGCCAAGAACGAGACGACGGCGCCCGAGGCATACGCGGAGCGGGCGTCGGACCCCTGGGAGAGGCAGGTGGCGAAGGTCTACCGTCTCTACCAGCAGGGGCTGGAGGAGGCGAACGCGCTCGACTTCGACGACCTCCTCCTCCAGGCGAACCGGATGCTGGAGGAGTCCCCCGAGGTGCTCCGCCGCTACCAGGAGCGCTTCCGCCACGTCCTGGTGGACGAGTACCAGGACACCAACCACGCGCAGTACCTGCTGGTGAACCGGCTGGCCGCCGCGCACCGGAACCTGTGCGTGGTGGGCGACGCGGACCAGTCCATCTACGGCTGGCGGGGCGCCGACGTCCGCAACATCCTGGAGTTCGAGCGGGACTACCCCGACGCCCGGGTGGTCCTGATGGAGCAGAACTACCGCTCCACGGCCCGCATCCTCGAATCGGCCAACCACGTCATCGCCAACAACCTGGACAGGCCCCAGAAGCGGCTCTGGACCGAGCACCCCGAGGGCGACCCCGTGTACGTCTACCAGGCCGTGGACGAGCGCCACGAGGCCGCCTTCGTCGCGGACGCGATCGAGCTCGGGCACCGGCGGGGGCGCGGGTACGGGGAGTTCACCCTGCTCTACCGCACCCACGCCCAGTCGCGCGCCTTCGAGGAGGAGTTCGTGCGGCGGGGGCTCCCGTACCGGATCGTGGCGGGCCTGCGCTTCTACGACCGGAAGGAGATCAAGGACCTGCTGGGCTACCTGCGGGTGCTGGCCAACCCCCGGGACCGGGTGAGCCTGGAGCGGATCGTGAACGTGCCCCGGCGGGGCATCGGCGAGGGGACCCTGGGCCGGGTGGAGGCCTTCGCCCGTACCCAGGTGAACGAGCTGGGCCAGTCCATGAGCCTCTACGAGGCCATGGGGCAGGCGGGGCGGGTGGAGGGCCTGTCGGTGCAGTACCGCCGCCGCCTGGCCGAGTTCCACGCGCTCCTGGAGGGGCTCCGGGCCGAGGCGGGCCGGCTCACCGTCACGGACCTGGTGGGCCGGGTGCTGCAGGAGTCGGGGTACCTGGAGGCGCTCCAGGCCGAGTTCGGGCCCGACGCGGAGAGCCGCATCCAGAACCTGCAGGAGTTCCTCACGGTGACCCAGCAGTTCGACGACCAGGAAGGCGGCCAGCCGGGGAAGCTTTCGGAGTTCCTGGAGCAGGTGGCGCTGGTCTCGGACGTGGACGCCTACGATAGCCGGAGCGGGAGCGTCACCCTCATGACCCTCCACGCGGCCAAGGGCCTGGAGTTCCCCGTGGTCTTCCTGGTGGGCCTGGAGGAAGGGGTCTTCCCCCACAGCCGGGCCGTGTGGGAGCCGGGGGAGATCGAGGAGGAGCGGCGCCTGGCCTACGTGGGCATGACGCGGGCGCAGCAGGTGCTGGTGCTCACATGCGCCAGGCAGCGCACGCTCTACGGGTCCACGGGCTTCAACCCCATGAGCCGCTTCATTGAAGAGATCCCCGAGCATCTCCGCCAGGACGTGACCACCCAGGGGGCCCGGGGGCTGCTGCCCGGCGGCGGGCGGGGGAGGCGCCGGGGGGGCGCGAGGTGGCTGCGGCTCTGTCCGGAGGGCACCCTCCCGCAGGCGAGACTGAGGAGGCCTTCCGGCCGGGCCAGCGGGTGCGCCACCGCCACTTCGGCGTGGGCACCGTGGTGCGAGTGGAGCCTGCGGGGCGCGACGAGAAGGTGA
- a CDS encoding HD-GYP domain-containing protein, with the protein MRLLLLKDVRPGMVLGRPVYAEGRTLVAPGVVLTPHVLDRLAQFGIQTLYVRDPGDAALTASAAAEAAEVVSERVRREAYHSVKQYMERMRKGLAATLADTKRVTQAVVSVLEEVLANRNVVLELADIRAMQDYVFNHSVGVGVTASLLGIHQGLERKDLLPLAVGALLHDVGKVKIADAVWNKPGKLTDEEYRLMQQHTVHGFEILRKNPGFDLRSAHVAYQHHERWNGSGYPRGLAGEKIHLFARIVAVVDVFDAMTTDRAYRPARPVYQVLALMEAESGKTFDPDVIRTFLARVAPYPVGTLVRLNTGERALVVQLNEGVPARPVVRLVGHDLEIDLRVNLAQRIVGPAEDVPDREGPGAPA; encoded by the coding sequence ATGAGGCTCCTTTTGCTGAAGGACGTCCGGCCCGGCATGGTGCTGGGGCGCCCGGTGTACGCCGAGGGCCGCACCCTGGTGGCTCCTGGAGTGGTCCTGACGCCCCACGTCCTGGACCGCCTGGCTCAGTTCGGCATCCAGACCCTTTATGTTCGCGATCCTGGGGACGCCGCCCTCACCGCCTCGGCCGCCGCGGAGGCCGCCGAGGTGGTCTCGGAGCGGGTGCGCCGCGAGGCATACCATTCGGTGAAGCAGTACATGGAGCGGATGCGGAAGGGTTTGGCCGCGACCCTGGCGGACACGAAGCGGGTCACCCAGGCGGTGGTCTCGGTGCTGGAAGAGGTGCTGGCCAACCGAAACGTGGTGCTGGAGCTGGCCGACATCCGGGCGATGCAGGACTACGTCTTCAACCACTCGGTGGGCGTGGGCGTGACCGCGAGCCTCCTGGGGATCCACCAGGGGCTGGAGCGGAAGGACCTGCTGCCCCTGGCCGTGGGCGCCCTCCTCCACGACGTGGGGAAGGTGAAGATCGCCGACGCGGTCTGGAACAAGCCAGGGAAGCTCACCGACGAGGAGTACCGGCTGATGCAGCAGCACACGGTCCACGGCTTCGAGATCCTGCGCAAGAACCCCGGGTTCGACCTGCGGTCGGCCCACGTGGCCTACCAGCACCACGAGCGCTGGAACGGCAGCGGCTACCCCCGGGGGCTGGCCGGCGAGAAGATCCACCTCTTCGCCCGGATCGTGGCCGTGGTGGACGTCTTCGACGCCATGACCACCGATCGGGCCTACCGCCCGGCCAGGCCCGTGTACCAGGTCTTGGCCCTCATGGAAGCGGAGTCGGGCAAGACCTTCGACCCCGACGTGATCCGTACCTTCCTGGCCCGGGTCGCCCCCTACCCCGTGGGCACCCTGGTGCGCTTGAACACGGGCGAGAGGGCCCTCGTGGTGCAACTGAACGAGGGCGTCCCCGCCCGGCCCGTGGTCCGGCTGGTGGGCCACGACCTGGAGATCGACCTGCGGGTCAACCTGGCCCAGCGGATCGTGGGTCCGGCCGAGGACGTCCCCGATCGGGAAGGCCCCGGGGCGCCCGCGTGA